A window of Ipomoea triloba cultivar NCNSP0323 chromosome 2, ASM357664v1 contains these coding sequences:
- the LOC116010921 gene encoding uncharacterized protein LOC116010921, whose protein sequence is MVPFLVVRLCWRCLLMSDEASSVASTISNPAYAPWMQQDQAILSMLISSLSEEVMPLVIALASSSRARVVHLLGQLQTLRQGDASVADYLGRVKVLLEDLVFACCPVSVDEQNIYTFRGLRPKFRPFTASLSTRATPVSLEELSDLLGAQEFVHAEEFSPATGGAAPVVHVACRGGAYSGSRLVLDLFRSSGVAVDLICSSTSVIMDMAHMVYQDAPNSGVPLTSQTWFLDTGATDHATPDGRVLIASDDYTGSDTLRVGNGKALPISSVGYTSFSIPSKSFSMSRVLHVHGLSASLLSV, encoded by the exons ATGGTTCCGTTCCTTGTCGTCCGACTGTGTTGGCGTTGCCTACTGATGAGTGATGAGGCTTCCTCCGTTGCCAGTACGATTTCAAATCCTGCGTATGCTCCGTGGATGCAACAAGACCAAGCTATCTTGTCTATGCTAATCTCTTCACTCTCAGAAGAGGTAATGCCATTGGTGATTG CTTTGGCTTCCTCTTCTCGTGCTAGAGTCGTCCATCTCCTTGGCCAGCTTCAGACGTTGCGGCAGGGGGATGCCTCCGTGGCAGATTATTTAGGTAGGGTAAAGGTGCTTCTTGAGGATCTCGTGTTCGCCTGTTGTCCGGTCTCCGTCGACGAGCAGAACATCTACACGTTTCGTGGTCTTCGCCCTAAATTCCGGCCGTTCACTGCCTCTCTTTCCACTCGTGCCACGCCGGTGTCTTTGGAGGAGCTCTCTGATCTGCTAGGTGCACAGGAGTTTGTGCACGCTGAAGAGTTTTCGCCGGCGACTGGGGGTGCTGCGCCGGTGGTGCATGTTGCTTGCAGAGGTGGTGCGTATTCTGGCAG CCGCCTGGTTCTAGATTTATTTCGTAGCAGTGGCGTGGCGGTGGATTTAATTTGCAGCAGCACTTCTGTAATCATGGACATG GCTCATATGGTGTATCAAGATGCACCTAATTCTGGTGTGCCGCTGACATCTCAGACTTGGTTCCTTGACACAGGGGCCACCGATCATGCCACTCCAGACGGTCGTGTTCTTATTGCGTCTGATGATTACACCGGTAGTGACACCTTGCGTGTTGGTAATGGTAAGGCCTTGCCTATTTCTAGTGTTGGCTATACATCGTTTTCTATCCCCTCCAAGTCGTTTAGTATGTCTCGTGTTCTTCATGTTCATGGGTTATCTGCTTCTTTACTATCAGTTTAG
- the LOC116010117 gene encoding ACT domain-containing protein DS12, chloroplastic-like, with translation MAVATFSCGCISRSFSNSKLIGRRPNFSHGILGGPSSLGPLQTTYSVSKRLALCSSSIIPKASSATVENESSQGTAEVPIPKVIIDLDSDPDATVVEITFGDRLGTLLDTMSALKNLGLNVVKANVYLDSSGKHNKFAITNASTGRKVKDPELLEAIRLTIINNMLAYHPESSSQLAMGEAFGVSQPNQKIDVDIATHIHVYNDGPEWSLLCVETADRPGLIVDLVKNITDINIDVESGEFDTEGLLAKAKFHVSYKGKALIRPLQQVLENSLRYFLRRPTTEDASF, from the exons ATGGCTGTAGCAACTTTTTCTTGTGGGTGCATTTCTCGGAGTTTCTCCAATTCTAAGTTGATTGGGAGACGACCCAATTTCAGTCATGGTATTCTCGGAGGTCCTTCCTCACTAGGTCCACTTCAAACAACATATAGTGTTTCAAAGAG GTTGGCATTGTGTTCAAGTTCAATCATTCCAAAAGCATCATCAGCCACTGTTGAG AATGAAAGCTCACAAGGGACTGCTGAAGTTCCCATACCTAAAGTCATAATAGATTTGGATTCCGATCCTGATGCAACGGTAGTAGAGATCACATTTGGGGATCGTCTTGGGACTCTTCTAGATACA ATGAGTGCACTGAAGAATCTTGGGCTTAATGTTGTTAAGGCAAATGTCTATCTTGATTCCTCTGGAAAGCACAACAAGTTTGCCATCACCAACGC ATCTACAGGTAGAAAAGTGAAGGATCCAGAGTTGTTGGAAGCAATTCGCTTGACAATTATTAACAATATGCTCGCATACCATCCA GAATCAAGTTCTCAGTTAGCTATGGGGGAAGCTTTTGGTGTTTCTCAACCAAATCAGAAG ATCGATGTAGACATAGCAACCCACATTCACGTCTACAATGATGGTCCTGAATGGAG TTTACTCTGTGTAGAGACAGCAGACAGGCCTGGATTAATAGTTGATCTTGTAAAGAACATTACTGACATAAACATTGACGTCGAATCAGGGGAGTTTGACACCGAG GGATTGTTGGCTAAAGCAAAATTTCATGTCAGTTACAAGGGCAAAGCTCTTATCAGGCCCCTTCAACAG GTTCTTGAAAATAGTTTGCGGTATTTTTTGAGGAGACCAACCACAGAAGATGCTAGTTTTTGA